The genome window TTCGATGCCAACGCATGGAAGACGCGGCTCCACGATCGGCTGTCGCTCCCGCTGGGCTCCGCCTCCGCCATCTCGTTCTTCGGCGAGGGGACGGACCTGGCCCTCGATCACAAGATGATCTCCGCCCACCTCACGGCCGAAACGCGGCAGTTCGTGAAGGTCGGCGACCGCGACGGCTACGAATACGAGCCCAAGCCGGGGGAAGACAATCACCTTCTCGACACCGCGACGGGCACGCTGATGGTGGCCGGGTTCAACGGAATCTCGGTGGGTGAAGTGTCCCGGAAGCAGAAGACAAGCCGCGTCGCGGCGGCACGAAAGAGGGGGCTATGACAGCCGACAACGAACCCGATGGCGAAGTCTCCCGCGGCATCACCTGCCCTATCTGCACCTGCCGCGAAACGATTGTCGTGAATGTCTGGGACACAGTGGAAAAGTGCCGCAAACGCCGTCGCCGGTGTTGCGAATGCGGTGTCTTCATGACGACCGGCGAATCAGTCCTGGAGGTCCATCATGTCTCAGCGCGACATCAAAACGACGAAGACGGACGGCGTGGAAACGACGTTCCTGACACCCCAAGAGCAGGCGGAGAAAGACGCCCGCGAGGCCGAAACCGGCAACCTCAAGCCGACGAAGTCGCTTAAGGGTTTCCTCCGTATTTTCCGCATGACCACACAGGATCGATGAACATGGGATTCGGACTGATTGACGCACTCCTGGCACCGTTTCGGGGACGCCGGCCGAAGGCTGAAACGTCGCCTCCTCCGGTCCGGTCGCAGATCCGCCAGCTACCGCCGTCCGTGATGGCGGCGATCGAGGCGGCCCGCGCGCGGGATGATCTCTGGCAGCTGGCCGACTTCAAGGACGCGGACGCTACCCTCTCCCCAACGGTCCGCCGGGCCCTGCGGGCGATTGCACGCTATGAGCTCCAGAACAACGACATGGTGTTCCGCGTCGTCGAGACCTATGCCGACGATCTGGTGGGGGAGGATGGCCCAACGCTGCAGCTGGACAGCGGTGACCCGACCGTTGACCGCATGATCGAGGCGGACTGGGCGGACTATTGGAGAGCGCAGAACCTCTCCGCCAAGCTGCGCACAGCTGTGGTCGCGGAGTCGGGTGGCGACGGCGAGGCCTGCGCGGAGATTCGGTTTACGGAGACGTGGCCAATCCCTGTCGCCCTGGAGTCGGACCGCCTGGCGTCGCCGCAGTGGGGGGCGTGGATCAAGTCGGATTACATCGACGGGGTCCACATCGACACGCACACAAACGAGCCGGTCGCCTACGACGTCCTCCTGGCCCACCCGGGAACGCAGTACCTGGACAAGATCGGGCTGCAGCTGAAGGCCGACACGATCCCCGCGCCGCTGTTCCTGCATGCGTTCCGCGAACGCCGAGCGGAGCAGCACCGCGGTTTCCCTCGCATCGCCTCCGCAGTCATCAACGCTGGCCACGGTCGCAAGTACTTCGAAGGAACATGCACCCGCGAGGCGAACCGCTCGTCGTTCTGGATCCTGCTGCAGTCGCAGGCCGGCGGCGGGGGCGACGAGGATCAGGGGAACGATGAGGACTGGTGGCAGGACATCAAGCTCCCGGGCAAGACTGGCCTGGGGATGATCCTCCCGGAGGGAATGGAACCGGTCTCGCTGAAGGACGACGCGTCGCCGTCTCAGCCCACCGAGATCCACAAGATTGTCGCCGGGAAGGTCGCGGGCTGCTTCAAGATGCCGCTCTCCCGGGCCCTGGGATACGACACCGGCGGGGGCTACTCCGGGGTTCGCGATCAGCTGACGCCGTATCACAACGGGATCCAGGCCGATAGGTCTCAGGTTTGGGCGCCGCTGTGGATGTCGAAGCTCTATGCGGTCTGGCTGCTCGTCTTCAAGGCCCGGCATCCGGAGATCGACTGGACGAAGGTTCGACCGGACCGCCACGAATGGCTCTGGCCGGGTGAAAAGCTCGTCGTCGACCCGTCGCGCGAATCAGCCGCTCAAGAGACGCGGCTCGGGATCGGCGAAGAGACCCGGGAATCCCTCACGGAATGCCCGGATCTGGACGCCCGTGACGCCCGCGCGGCGGCTCACTTCGGTGTCACCGTCGAGGAGTATCGGCGAGCGATCTTCAACCGGGTTTTCGGTCCGCAGCAGGCGAAAGTGCCCGCGAACGACACGTTGCCGGTGTGACCGACTACTCTGGTGAAGCCTCAGAGAATGTCGAAAAGCCCTTGCGTCGTGGGCCGATATCGCTGTGCGGGGTGATTCAGGATGTCCGGTATGGTTCTTTCGAGAAGACCAGACTCCACCATCGGCGTAATGTAACTCGCAACTAATCGCTTAACCGATGTCCGGTCGAGATACTTAGCTATCTCTGCTGGCATTAGAGGGCGCCAGGCGCACAATTCGAGGATTGCCCTCTGCATTCGACTGGCGGATGCTCGCCCTCCGAGCTTACCGATTTTCTGCCAAACGACGTCCGGCACCTCGGAAAAGTCATCCTCTGTTACCCCATTTGAACTCCCCACTTTTGGGGCGAACTCCCCACTTTTGGGCGTGGAACTCCCCACTTTTCCGTCGGAACTCCCCACTTTCTCCTCAAGCACGTAGTATTTTCGGGTCTGGCCCTTGAGTCGCAGAATCCCGGCGTCGCGGAGGAGCCTCAATCGGCGGCTGGACTGCAGCGAGTCGAGACCGCTGATGGATCTGTAAGCCCCCATGTTGATCCCGCCCATCTCGCGCGCGAAAACAAGCGCCTGCTTATCATGTTCGGTTAGTGGGAAGCTAATGCCGAGACTCTTGATCCAACAGTCGCTCTCTGGAGAGTGAACCCGATGGAAGACGAAGAAAGCGGAGAACATGTTGGAGGAACGATCAGAATCGAAGAATGGCGCGTACATCCCGATGCTGTTCATAGCCTGCGTCATGATTCCCAATCCCATCCCCCGAGTTTCAGCCAGTCGTAGGTCGTGCAAAAGGGATGAGATCGCCGGGTTCCGCGGCATTGAGCCCGGCATCGAGAACTGGTCGTCGGATTTCAGAGAGAATCCGGGGTTCCTGATTTCCAGGCGGTTCGGATAGCGAATGACCTGAACCGGCCCGGGAGTCCGGTAGTCTCGATGCATGACAGCGTTTACTACAGCTTCGCGGACAACCCGCGACGGAATCGCTCGAGTCTCTGTTCGTTCCACAGCTCCATCTTCGAGAGAGTGCTGCACGGGAAGGTCGGCGAGGATTGCGGCGTGCACGCGCGAGATTACGTCCGGTAGGCGACTTGCAAAACTGGTGCACTCTGTGAGGGCATCGGGATTCTCCATCCATCGCGTCGAAGCCGTCCGGATGTAATCAACCCGAACCATCGGCATGCAACGGCGAATGGCGTCGCGCTTCCCGCAGACCATGAGGCCCGACAGCGTCGCTTGGGTCTTGGACTCCACGACCTTCGCCGCTCCCATGGCCACCAGAAACTCCGGATCAGGAAGTGCGACACATTCCGCATCTGGTTCGTTCTTCTGGACGGCCTCTCGCACTCGCTGGATGGCTTCGGGGTCTAGATCAGCTTCGACAGTCGCGTTAACGACCTGTTGATCGAATGTTTCCGGCTTTCTGGATTGGAAGAGGTTGCAGAAGTCGTCTTCGGTGCAGAGTTGGTCTGTTGGGCCGATTCGCCGGTACGCGCCTTTATGAAGTCCAAGTTTCTTGATGAAAACGGGCTTCTCGTTCGCGGACACCTCTGGGACGTACGCGACGACGACTCTCTTGTTCCGAACAATCTCGACGGCGATCTGCGGGCGGATGGTGACGTTGAACTCAGTCCGGCACCGGGTTGCGAGAATTGACTGCGTTGCGTCTGGATCTTCGAGGTCACACACGTCGTAGGTTGGAAACAGCGTTGAGGGGGACTGGGCCACTCCCAACATAAGAAACCCACCCTGCAAACCAGGCTCGTTCGAATACGCGCAGATCGTTTCCAGGACGGCGTCCCCAAGTTCCGTCAGCGAAGACTTCGCCTCTACCCGCCGATGCTCATCTGTCTCATTGAGTTGATTCAACAAGTCTGCCGCTGAAGGTTTCATTGGTGGTGTGGCCGAAGAAGCAAAAGATGACAGGCTCCAGCGGCAGTATCACACCCTCCCTCGACAGTTTCCAAGGCGTCGAGGCGCCGTCCGATTGCTACTAATAGCAAGTTGGCTGCAATCGCTCCGGAATTGCTCCTGCTCGTCTTCCCGTTCTGCAACGGCATGGCATTCTTTCGGCCATGCACGAGCCCATTTCCATCCGCGCGGCACTGACCTTCGATGAGAAGGACCCGGACGTTTTTGCGATGGACGCCTACGACGGCGGCCGGCTGCATGTCGACGGGTATGACGCTCCGGTCGTGATCGATCTGGTTGGCCTCCGCCAGCCGGATCAGGTCAAGGCGAAGCTCGAACACGGCGACACCGTCGGTCACCAGGAGCTGGTCGAGATCGCCGCCACGAACATTCGCACGCGGGGCCGATTGAGCGTTCCGGGGGGACCGAAGGACCGCATCAAGGCGGCCCAGGCCGGCGGGTTCAAGTGGGATGCTTCGATCTGCGTCGACCCGGACCAGGGTCGCATTCAGCCGGTTCCCCGCGGGAAGTCGGTGCAGGTCAACGGGCAAACGATTCACGGTCCCGTCCACGTTGTTCGGGCCGGTGTTCTGAAGGAAGTCTCCTTCGTCGGTGTCGGCGGTGGGAGAGGCACAAAGGCGGTCGTGCTGGCTGCCAGTCTTGCAACTGAAGGAAAGCAGATGACGACCGCAGTGGACACCCCCGTTCAGGACCAGGAGCTGGCGACGCAGCTGAACGAACAGCAGACCGTTTCGGCCGCCCTGCAGAAGCGGCTCGACGCCCTGGAGGCGGAGAACACCCGCATGCGGGCGGACGCTCTCGGGCGCGAGGTCGACGAGTACGCCAAGCAGTACAACGCGAACCCCGAAGTTGCGGCCAGCATTCGGACGAACGTCATGTCGGGCAAGATTTCGCTCGACTCGGGGAAGCTGGCCATCGTCGAGGCCGCCCTGCCGAAGGGTGAGGGGCGGATGCCTTGGACGGGCCCGATCCACTCCAAGACGCCGGAGCTCGACCAGCCGACCGTCGAAGCGGCCCTCCTCAAGCAGCTGGGGTGGCCCGACGACAAGCTCGCCAAGCACTACGGCGAGAAGACGGTCAACGCGGCTCTTTCGAAGGAGAACCGCGGCTGGACGATGATGAGCGTGGCGGACGAGATCATGTCGAGCCGTGGATCGCGGTTTCGCGGATCCCGCACCGGCGACGACTTCATCCGCGCCACGATGCGGTCGGAGCGGGAGGTGGTCGCCTCCCAAGGCTTCTCGACGATCAGCCTCACGGGCATCCTCGGCAACGTCGCCAACAAGGAGCTCATGAGCGGCTATGAGTCCGTGGAGACGACCTGGCAGAAGCTGGCGTTCATCCGGTCCGTGAACGACTTCAAGGTTCACACCGGCTACCGCCTCGACATGAACGGGTCCTACAAGAAGGTCGGAACCGACGGCGAGCTGAAGCGGGCCGGGGTGTCGGAAGCCGGGTACTCGGTGAAAGCCGACACCTACGGAACGATCATCGCCCTGACTCGGCAGATGCAGGCCAATGACGACCTCGGCGCGTTCTCCATGCTGCCGAAGGCGATGGGACGTGCCGCGGCGATCCGCCTCGACGAGGGCTACTGGGTTCTGTTCCTCGCCTCCATCGGGACGCACTTCGCTGCGGGCAACAACAACTACTTCAGCGGTGGCTCGTCCAACCTGCAGATCAGCTCGCTGTCGACCGCCAAGCAGATGTTCATCGACTTCGTCGATCCCAACGGCAAGCCCGTTCTCGTGACGCCGACGCTCCTCGTGGTCGGCTCGACCAACAAGGACACGGCCGACGTCCTCGCGACGGAGCGAAACCTCGTCGGCGGCTCGTCCACGGTCGTCAGCAAGAACCCGCACGCCGGCACGGTGACGCCGATCTGCTCGCCGTACATCAACAACACGGCAATCAAGGACCAGGACGGGAACGCGATCGCCAATCAGACCTCCACCGGCTGGGGGCTGCTGGCGCCGTCGAGCGACCGGTCGCCGATCCACGTCGGTTTCTACCGCGGGAATCAGGTCCCGATCATCGAAACGGCTGACACCGTCTTCTCGACGCTCGGCATGGAGATGCGGGGCTACCACGACTTCGGGTTCGGTCTCGGCGAGACGACCGGGGGCGTTTGGAGCAAGGGTGCGGCCTAAGCCTGAGGCCACGAGCCCGCCGGGTGTTCTGGCGGGCATTTCCTGACATTCGGAGTTTCAAGGAACAGACATGCCTCAAGCATTCTTCCACCAGGGCACGCCGCTCATGGTCGACCACACTCCCGGCGGAGCGGTGGCGGCTGGCGACGTTGTCGTCACGGCGGATTCGGTCCGCATCGCCCACCTCCCCATCGCCGCCGGTGACCTCGGGGCCCTGGCCGCGGGTGGCGGGGTCTACATGGTCGCCGGTGACGCGGCGATCGCGGCCGACAAGGTCGTTTATTGGAACGACTCCGCGAACAAGGTCACCGAGGATTCGAGCGCCGGCAAGGTGTTCGGGATCACGGTCACGGCCTGCTCCGGGGACGCTGCTCTCTTTGCGGTCCGGCACATCCCGACCGCCGACAAGGGCATGTCCGGCCGCGTGGTCGCTCGTACCGCCGACTTCACCCTCACCGCGGCGGACTCTGGCTCCATCCAGACGTCCGTCGGAGCGACGGGAACGATCACGGCCTCCCTGCCGCCGGCAACGGTCGGGCTGGAGTTCAAGTTCCGCGTCGGTGCCGCCCAGCAGTTCCGCCTCGACCCGAACGGCACGGAAGTCATCGCCCTGCCGTCCACGGGCGTTGCCGGAGCGGCCGGCAAATACCTCGTCGCCGACGCCGATGGCGAGACGGTCTACCTCGTCTGCACGAAGGCTGGCCAGTGGTCGGTCTTCGGCTTCACGGGGACCTGGACCGCCGAAGCCTAAGAGGGTGACGTGTGAGCATCGTTTCGGACGCTCAGGACGCTGGACTGGAAGCGCAGCGGGGGGTGATCGGATTGGATTCGATCATCTCCCGTGGCGCATCGACCGTTTCGCGGGTGATCGTTCCGGGATTGCTCAAGGAACACGAGCTCGGGTTCATGACCCGCGACTTTCTGGTCAAGCGGTCCGACTACTCGCTGGGCGACCCGCTCCCCCAGGACCTGATCGCCACGGAGGGCGAGACGTGGGAAGTGCTTCCGTTCGAGGGTGAGCGGGCGTGGTCTCGGTTTCAGGGGACGCCCAACTGGATCCGGGTTCACACGAAGGAAGTGGGCTGGTCCCGCGACACACTCACCTTCGATCAGCCGCGGCGAATTCTCACCGCTGGCGACCAGCGTCCGCAGTCCGACGCCTCGCAGCCCGTGAAAGGACTGGTCCGCTCCATCGGCGGTTCCGAGTCCTATCAAGGCGACATGCAGCAGATCGCGTTCACCGACTATCGGGCGATCGTTCCGAGTACCGCAGCAACCCGGGC of Planctomyces sp. SH-PL14 contains these proteins:
- a CDS encoding DUF2190 family protein, which encodes MPQAFFHQGTPLMVDHTPGGAVAAGDVVVTADSVRIAHLPIAAGDLGALAAGGGVYMVAGDAAIAADKVVYWNDSANKVTEDSSAGKVFGITVTACSGDAALFAVRHIPTADKGMSGRVVARTADFTLTAADSGSIQTSVGATGTITASLPPATVGLEFKFRVGAAQQFRLDPNGTEVIALPSTGVAGAAGKYLVADADGETVYLVCTKAGQWSVFGFTGTWTAEA
- a CDS encoding ATP-binding protein, which encodes MKPSAADLLNQLNETDEHRRVEAKSSLTELGDAVLETICAYSNEPGLQGGFLMLGVAQSPSTLFPTYDVCDLEDPDATQSILATRCRTEFNVTIRPQIAVEIVRNKRVVVAYVPEVSANEKPVFIKKLGLHKGAYRRIGPTDQLCTEDDFCNLFQSRKPETFDQQVVNATVEADLDPEAIQRVREAVQKNEPDAECVALPDPEFLVAMGAAKVVESKTQATLSGLMVCGKRDAIRRCMPMVRVDYIRTASTRWMENPDALTECTSFASRLPDVISRVHAAILADLPVQHSLEDGAVERTETRAIPSRVVREAVVNAVMHRDYRTPGPVQVIRYPNRLEIRNPGFSLKSDDQFSMPGSMPRNPAISSLLHDLRLAETRGMGLGIMTQAMNSIGMYAPFFDSDRSSNMFSAFFVFHRVHSPESDCWIKSLGISFPLTEHDKQALVFAREMGGINMGAYRSISGLDSLQSSRRLRLLRDAGILRLKGQTRKYYVLEEKVGSSDGKVGSSTPKSGEFAPKVGSSNGVTEDDFSEVPDVVWQKIGKLGGRASASRMQRAILELCAWRPLMPAEIAKYLDRTSVKRLVASYITPMVESGLLERTIPDILNHPAQRYRPTTQGLFDIL
- a CDS encoding phage portal protein, with product MGFGLIDALLAPFRGRRPKAETSPPPVRSQIRQLPPSVMAAIEAARARDDLWQLADFKDADATLSPTVRRALRAIARYELQNNDMVFRVVETYADDLVGEDGPTLQLDSGDPTVDRMIEADWADYWRAQNLSAKLRTAVVAESGGDGEACAEIRFTETWPIPVALESDRLASPQWGAWIKSDYIDGVHIDTHTNEPVAYDVLLAHPGTQYLDKIGLQLKADTIPAPLFLHAFRERRAEQHRGFPRIASAVINAGHGRKYFEGTCTREANRSSFWILLQSQAGGGGDEDQGNDEDWWQDIKLPGKTGLGMILPEGMEPVSLKDDASPSQPTEIHKIVAGKVAGCFKMPLSRALGYDTGGGYSGVRDQLTPYHNGIQADRSQVWAPLWMSKLYAVWLLVFKARHPEIDWTKVRPDRHEWLWPGEKLVVDPSRESAAQETRLGIGEETRESLTECPDLDARDARAAAHFGVTVEEYRRAIFNRVFGPQQAKVPANDTLPV